The DNA segment gAAGGACGAAATTTGGATGATAGATACAAGAATGAATAGACAACTTGGATTTTCCCTAAATATTGTTTTCCTTTCAATTTTGGATGAGATGCAATATCAATCATTGACTTCAATAAATCATTATGAGAAGGGATGTCTGAAAGCCCTAAAAGACCCTAAAAGGAAAAGGCAGCTaccatgttttttattttcccaGTTGATTTAAATCTTCTGACTGTGGGCCTAAGTACAGGCCACAAGAGATTGGGCCGAGTCTTGATTGATCCAATTAAAACTTGGTCACCGACATCGATCAATTTGATCAGAATTTTGGATTGTATTTTGTTCACTAAATTCTtttaatgttttgaattttatggTATTGAATTAACACTTTGGCTTTTCAAAGTTTAATTGGATGGAGATTTTAAAGAAACTGAAAACTAACCCAATGAGCTTGAACTTAGTTATTATCCAATCCAATTGTCGaaagaaaaaggtaaaaaaaaaaaaaaaaaaaaaaaagtggacaTATTTGGGAGTAGTTTCAAATTGATTAAAACCCACTTTTTTCCTATTTAAAATtactataaaatatatttttaatgattcaaaataaattttaatggtATGAAAATTACGTTTAAAAGTGTAGCAGAAACATGAAGTTAATTTTGAACGATtaaaaacatgcttcaaaatacttttaaacatgagaaaagttattttaattgtttaaaaaacacttCCAAACATAACCTAAGAAACCTCACAAGAAAGAGCAACAACTCAACTAGTCTTAATCTAAAGTTCGAATCTTCGTCTGTAACtcgaaattataaaaatttcgaGTGCCCTGGATGGTTCTGCCAGCTGGTGTTGAGAATTGGGTTTAAGCTGTGGAGCAAATGGGGCAGTTGGAGCATAAATGGAGAAGGAAAAACAACCGAGGGAAAATCACACAACATCAAGAAAGAGGAAGCTTCTTAATCCATTTTGAGTACAAGAGTTGAAGAGGGAGAATCTACTCTACCAGCAAGACGACCAAAATTATCGAATAATTATTGAATATTTAGAGGATCTACTTAAGTCCTACAACTACTAGTTCAACATCTACTCTTCCAGTCTTCCCTCTGAGACTCGATCCATCGAAAGTTGTTTTTCGATGCAACAGATATGAACAGAGTAACAGATGGTACCTCGAattcaaataatcaaataaaatcaGCCTTCATTCTCATCATTTCCAGATCCATTCTTGATTCTACGTTCTACagttttctctgaaattctAATGGGGGAATTTGGCAATGGGAAATTAGGAATTTGCACAAAAGACTGCCGCATTCTTATGGCCATACTCTACAAAGATATCCCAATCTACGGTGGTCCATTCAGGTTCAGTCTTAATCACAATGCCTAAGCCAATGAAAGGGAAGAGCTCTACCTCATGAAGAATCACTTCGGTTGAGGCATGTTAACTTGAACCACGATTGAGACAACCCCAAGGACCGCTGCAAAATGTTCTACTCCTCCTGAAGTTACTTCCTAGCTACCTGATTGTTATGTAGCGATTTGTACCGTGTCTCGCCCAGTGGTCCTTAAGATCCACTGGTACCGACAGATCGTGACCTGCTGCTGCTAGCCGACTAAGCAATTTTGTAAAAACACTTCCACTCATTTTCCGCCCACCCATACGAGCATGGCGTTTATTAGGCATATGTGGAAGTGGATACATGGACATATGGGTGGTACAACACGACGATTGCCAACCCCCATTCCCCCATTTGTAGCACTGTCTTGCAAGTCCAGTACATGAGCAAATTGGTGCTGGCATAGAAGAATCATCAAAACTTACAAGATTCAATCCCACATCCTGACCATCCCAGTCGGTTCTGTATTTTGTGCCATCGGTCGCAGCGTGTCTATTCAAATCTTCGCCAACCTTCTTCCTTGGTGGCTTTGATGTCTTTGATGAAACTGACTTGTTATCCTTAGTTCGCTTTCCCTGTTGAGACTTAACAGCTTCAGAAGCTATAACTGTAATTGGAAAGGCATCAGTTATATGCACATCTTTTGTACCATAGGGAGTTTCAGACATGCTTGGCATATGATTAGATAAATGGTGCAATCGCTTTGTTTTCCGTTGGATCCCACCACCAAGAGGAAAGTTAGAAGCATTATCACGGATTTCAAGGGCAGCAAGGGCATTGTCCCTTTCCATTAATGCAGAATCACGCTGTGCAAGTGCCTCATCACGCTGCCGAAAAGCCTCATCGCGTGCAGCCAATGCATTATTCTTCTCAGATAGTGCTAAGTTCCGCTCCCGAATAGCAGCATCTCTCTCAGCTATAATGGACATGATCTTCTTATTCATGACCAAGGCATTTGGTTCCTTTACATGATGTGGAGGCACCATATTCCACTGCATAATTCATTTCCAATTCATTCAATTTAACTAAGAAGGCCATCTTAATTGAAtgcattaaaaatttaaaagaaaacaaaagaatagGAAAATTACCGGTGAGGGGCTCCCTCTGAAATAATCCAGTTTGTGCCTCCCATTTTCATGTTGGCGGCCATCATCCATAGTCCCAAAAAACAATGACCAAAACGAATGGATTCAGAATGCTGGTTggagtttaatttgaaattcttTCACCATCAACTAACCTTCCAACTCATAATCATCTACTCTGatttaacataaatttgaaGACATCAGCAAGATTTAGATAATGGGAACCATCGACAAGGCTTAATAACAAAGATAGAaactaaatgaaataaaacCTCAACAACAAGAATTACTGAATCATTAATTCAAAGTCACaaacatttaaaagaaaaattaaacctTGAATAATTAACCCAAACCAAAGGGCGACTATCTTTTGGTCAATATGCAGACATATGATAGAACTACTGTAAAATCATCAAGAAGATTGGAATCACCCCACACCACGATGGGTTTGTTCAGCTACATCtaccaaataattaaaaatgatactTCTCTTTTCATTGACAAAGCTAGGATCATAAGTTCTGGATAATAGGAGGTACCGGCATGATCACATCCGACATCTCTTGGGGGCTCAATTCAAATAACGAACACAAATTAAAATAGGGGACAAACATCTGACTATACCTTCAAAGTCAagatttcattaaaaaataatggTTCTCATTGGATCCCtcttacaaaaataaaacagaaaCAGAAACCTGAGCTCGCAATTTGAATC comes from the Benincasa hispida cultivar B227 chromosome 5, ASM972705v1, whole genome shotgun sequence genome and includes:
- the LOC120078466 gene encoding protein BASIC PENTACYSTEINE4, producing MDDGRQHENGRHKLDYFRGSPSPWNMVPPHHVKEPNALVMNKKIMSIIAERDAAIRERNLALSEKNNALAARDEAFRQRDEALAQRDSALMERDNALAALEIRDNASNFPLGGGIQRKTKRLHHLSNHMPSMSETPYGTKDVHITDAFPITVIASEAVKSQQGKRTKDNKSVSSKTSKPPRKKVGEDLNRHAATDGTKYRTDWDGQDVGLNLVSFDDSSMPAPICSCTGLARQCYKWGNGGWQSSCCTTHMSMYPLPHMPNKRHARMGGRKMSGSVFTKLLSRLAAAGHDLSVPVDLKDHWARHGTNRYITIR